The Thermotoga neapolitana DSM 4359 sequence CTTATCACAGCACCGAGAACGATTATAGCATCATGCACACCGAGATCGAGGAGTCTCTTGAGCGTGTATATCGCTTCCATACTTCCCGGAATTCTCACAACCGTTATGTTCTCGTCTGAGACACCGTGTCTTTTCAGCCCGTCGAGCGCTCCCTCGAGGAGTTTCGAAGTGACAAGGTCGTTGAACCTAGGAACGACTACGGCTATCTTCAAACCTTCTCCTCTGTAGTCTCCCTGAACAACCTTCATGAATTCACCTCCCTGAAGATTTCTTCGAGTTCGTGTCCGAGCTTTTTCATTTTTGTCGAAAGATAGAACCTGTTGTGAGGTGTTACTCTTCCGTACAGTCTCTTCGTTTCGACAACTTCGATCCCGTATTTTTCAAGACCAACCGTCTTTCTTTGGTTGTTGGTGAAGAGAAGAACCCTTTCGATGCCAAGGGCTTTCAAGATCTGCGCTGCCGGTGCGTAATCTCTTTCGTCTTCAGAAAAACCAAGAACTCTGTTTGCCTCCACCGTGTCCAAACCTTTGTCCTGAAGAGAATAGGCTGCAATTTTGTTCGAAAGGCCGATTCCTCTCCCTTCCTGTCTCAAATAGATCAGGATACCTCCGTGAGCTGACATGTATCTGAGAAAATTCGCAAGTTGTGAACCACAGTCACACTTCAAAGATGAAAGAACGTCTCCTGTTACACACTCTGAGTGAATTCGCACCGGAACTACTTCTCCAAAGGGTTCTTTGACGACGGCAAAATGTTCTTTGTTGTCAAGATGATTCTCAAAGGAGACGATTTTAAAGACACCAAAATCCGTTGGAAGGTTGGCTTCTGCCTTCTTCGTTATGAGCTGTTTTTTCCTTATGAATTCCTGCCAGACCTCTTCCATTTCCAGAACAGGAAGTGAGAATTTTTCTGCGAGGCGAAAGACAAAATCCAGATCATGGGAATCTCCTCGATCGCTCAGGATCTCAATTATCACCGCATACCGGTTGTATCCTGCCAGTTGTACAATTTCTAAAGATGCCTCCGTGTGTCCCTGGCGCCGCTGAAACCCCACGCCTCCGAGTACTGCAACATGCCCCGGGTATCTGAACTCGTGGAAGAACTTTCCTTCTGCTACCTTCCTGCACGTTTCTGCCCTTTCGGATGCGGAAATTCCCGTTCCACTTCCCCAGTCCACTGGCAAGAAGTAGTTGGCTTGGTAGTTGGAGGAAAGCTTTACAAAGCCCCTTCTTAGAAGGTCTTCTTCGTCGGCTGCTACACAGAAAAGCCCTTTTCCGTGGGTGACGAAGAAATTTGCAACCTCTTCTGTGATCAGTTGGGCCGGAAAGACAAAATCCGCTTCGTTTTCTCTCTTTCTGTCAACAAGAACGGCGGGTTTACCACTCTCGAAGAATTCTCTCAGACTTTCCACTCTCTATCACTCCCTTCAGATAACGTGCGATGATGTCTATTTCGTAGTTGACAGGATCTCCCGGAATCAGAAACCGAAGATTCGTGTTATGAAAGGTGTGTGGAATCACCTGGACGCTGAAGGTATCCAGAGACGTTTCAACAACGGTGAGACTCACTCCGTTCAGTGCAATGGAACCTCTGGGAACCACAGCCCACCTTTCTTCTGGCATGGAAAAGAACATGAAAACACTGCCGCCCCGCCTTTCTGAGCCAACAAACCGTACTACACCGTCTACGTGCCCTGTAACCAGATGACCACTCACACTGCTTCCAAAAGTTAATGCCTTCTCGAGGTTGTAGAATCGAGACACAGAAAGATTCGTCCTTCTTTTTGTTTCTTCTCCCACATCGAACCAGTACTCGTTCTCTGAGACTCCAGAAACAGTCAAACACACTCCGTTCACGGCCACGCTTTCTCCCACCTCAACTTCCCACGTTCTTTTGAAAAATAATCTCCCTTCCCTGAACACACCCTCTTCTACCCTCTGGATTATCCCCGTGAACACGGTCTCATCTCCAGGAAAAGTTCTGTGTCGGTGTGCTCTGATCGCACTATTCTGAACCTTGGTGGATCACTCACGGAGGATCTGTAGCCAGAAAAAACATCCAAACCTTCTCCGAATACCTTCGTAGAGTAAAATGCAAAAACTACATCTGCGTATTCGAGAAACTCTCCGAGCACCTCAGAACCTCCCTCCACAAGAACAGAGTCCACACCTTTCTCGTAGAGGACTTTCAGGATACCACCCACAGAGCAATCATTCAGCACTTTTTCCACATGGACCGGATATTTTGCTTCTTTGTTTTCTGTGAAAACGATCACTCGAGCGTTGTCTTCAAATACTCTGTAACTTCCTCCGCTCAAAATCCCCCTGCGATCGAGGATTACCCTTGTGGGATTTCTTCCACCTTTCAGTCTGCAGGTCAGTCTGGGATCATCTTTCAGAACGGTTCTGGCACCGACAAGAACGGCAGAATACACGTTTCTCATCTCATGGGCTTTGTGTCTCAGGTCCTGTGTGATCCATTTGGAGTTGCCTTCAGCGTCGGCTATCTTTCCGTCAAGAGTTGAAGCGTATTTCAAAGCGATGAAAGGCCTGTTTTCTGTTACGTACGTGATGAAAAACTCGCAGAGTTTTTTCACCTCTTCTTCCAGCACTCCTTCGACCACTTCTATTCCGTGTTTTTTGAGTTTTTCCACACCACTTCCTGAAACAGGGTTGGGATCTCTCATTCCGATTACTACTTTTTTTATCCCGCTTTCGATGATCAAGTCTGTGCACGGAGGGGTTTTCCCATGATGATCACAGGGCTCAAGGGTGACCACAAGGGTGGTTCCAGTTAGATCTTCCCCTTTCCTTTTCGCGCTTTCTATCGCCACCCGTTCGGCGTGTGGCCCACCAAAATAGGGATGAAACCCTTCCGATATGATCCTTCCTTCCTTCACTACAACGGCACCGACGGGAGGATTGGGATTCACTCTTCCAAGCCCTTTCTTTGCAAGTTCTATTGCTCTTTTCATGAACCTTTCGTACACATTTTCACCCCTTTTTAAAGAGAAAAGGGACCCTCTCGGGTCCCTGATGGTCTACACTCTTCGCTCTCTCCCATCCGGACTTTCACCGTCGGCCCCGGAATTCCACCGGGTCAACCCCCAGAAGGGGGCTCGCGGGCTTTCACCGCCGGTCGGGAATTCCACCCTGCCCCGAGAGCGATCTTCGAAACTATTCAGTTTCTTCCATTGTATCGGTTTCTCTTTTCTGGAAGATGAACTTATTTTTTCAGATAATTCTTTCTCATCTCTTCGTTTTCTGGAAGAGAAAGGATTTCTTCTATCACCTTCTCTACCTGTTCGTCACTCTTTGTCCTTGGGTCTCTGTAGAGAACTTCTTTTATGATCCTTATATCACCCGTGAGGAACGCTTCGAGTGCCATCTCCATTCTCATGATCCTCGGTCTCAGATAATACTTCACCACACGTTCTGGAAGTGGTGGGGCGATCTTTTCTGGATGGATACCGTCCCTGTCCACAACTGCTGGAACTTCAACAACCACATCGTCGTCGATACCCTGTATGATACCTTTGTTTGGAATGTTTATCACAAATCTACTTCTGTTGTCGTTGAGCAGGGCATCGATGAAAGGAATGTGCTGTTCACCGCTCTTTTTTTCAGGATCGAGAATCTTTTCCACTTCAAGGACGAACTGTTTTTCCGAAAGATCCTTTCCAAGAACACTTCCAAGGTCGGAGAGCCTCGCGGACGGATTTTCTTTGATGAACTTTGCCACCTTCTTTGTGATCTCCGTTACCTTTCCAAGTGTGTCCTGGTACCATTTCCAGCCTATTTCAGAATCTGCTCCTCCCCAGGGTTCACCGTACCATTTCTTCTTGGTCTCAAGATCCCTGTGGTACCTCCACGAAGAGTTTCTCACGGTGTCACCGATGGGCATCACACCGTAGAATCTGTACATGTCTATCGCAGCGGGAGAGAGCTGGTCGTTGAAGGGGTTCTCTGGTTTCCAGTCTTTCGATTTTTCACTGATCCATCTATCTAGAAGTGGGTACGCATCCTCGCCGTTGTATCTGAACCTGTTCAACCATATTCCGTGGTTCACACCGGCAACCTGCCAGTCTACCCTGTTTTCTTCCAGCCCCAGTTTCTCTACGATCTCCATCACGCCGTAGTGTCCATGGCAGAATCCCACTGCCTTTATGGGAACCGTTCTTGTCACAAGGGTTGTTCCTTCAAAGACAGGATTTGCCGCCTGCAGATACCACGCCTTTGGAGAGAGTCTCTCTATTTTCCTTGCGATATCCACGAAGTACTTGAGCTGGTTGTAGTTTGAAAACGTGTAGTAGTCGGAGACCATGTTGAACTCCTGCGCGTCTATTCCTCTGTAGTATCCGTACTTTTCGCTGATCCTTCTGACCTTTTCAAGATAGGTGTGGCCACCCACCATCGCTGTGTTTATCACAAAATCCGCATCAGCGATGGCTTCGTCTACGCTTGTTGTCTTTTCAAACTTCAGGTCGGCTCCCACTTCTTCAACGTACTTTTTTGCTATGGTCAGAACCGCATCTAGCCTTTCTTCGTCGATGTCCATGAGGGTAACGGTACTTCCGGAAAGACCGGGAGTTTTGCAAAGGTCGCTCACGAGCCTCAGTGAGAAAACGGCACTTCCTGCTCCGATGATACCGATCTTCAC is a genomic window containing:
- a CDS encoding bifunctional 3,4-dihydroxy-2-butanone-4-phosphate synthase/GTP cyclohydrolase II; its protein translation is MESLREFFESGKPAVLVDRKRENEADFVFPAQLITEEVANFFVTHGKGLFCVAADEEDLLRRGFVKLSSNYQANYFLPVDWGSGTGISASERAETCRKVAEGKFFHEFRYPGHVAVLGGVGFQRRQGHTEASLEIVQLAGYNRYAVIIEILSDRGDSHDLDFVFRLAEKFSLPVLEMEEVWQEFIRKKQLITKKAEANLPTDFGVFKIVSFENHLDNKEHFAVVKEPFGEVVPVRIHSECVTGDVLSSLKCDCGSQLANFLRYMSAHGGILIYLRQEGRGIGLSNKIAAYSLQDKGLDTVEANRVLGFSEDERDYAPAAQILKALGIERVLLFTNNQRKTVGLEKYGIEVVETKRLYGRVTPHNRFYLSTKMKKLGHELEEIFREVNS
- a CDS encoding riboflavin synthase; this translates as MFTGIIQRVEEGVFREGRLFFKRTWEVEVGESVAVNGVCLTVSGVSENEYWFDVGEETKRRTNLSVSRFYNLEKALTFGSSVSGHLVTGHVDGVVRFVGSERRGGSVFMFFSMPEERWAVVPRGSIALNGVSLTVVETSLDTFSVQVIPHTFHNTNLRFLIPGDPVNYEIDIIARYLKGVIESGKSERILREW
- the aglA gene encoding alpha-glucosidase AglA; amino-acid sequence: MPAVKIGIIGAGSAVFSLRLVSDLCKTPGLSGSTVTLMDIDEERLDAVLTIAKKYVEEVGADLKFEKTTSVDEAIADADFVINTAMVGGHTYLEKVRRISEKYGYYRGIDAQEFNMVSDYYTFSNYNQLKYFVDIARKIERLSPKAWYLQAANPVFEGTTLVTRTVPIKAVGFCHGHYGVMEIVEKLGLEENRVDWQVAGVNHGIWLNRFRYNGEDAYPLLDRWISEKSKDWKPENPFNDQLSPAAIDMYRFYGVMPIGDTVRNSSWRYHRDLETKKKWYGEPWGGADSEIGWKWYQDTLGKVTEITKKVAKFIKENPSARLSDLGSVLGKDLSEKQFVLEVEKILDPEKKSGEQHIPFIDALLNDNRSRFVINIPNKGIIQGIDDDVVVEVPAVVDRDGIHPEKIAPPLPERVVKYYLRPRIMRMEMALEAFLTGDIRIIKEVLYRDPRTKSDEQVEKVIEEILSLPENEEMRKNYLKK
- the ribD gene encoding bifunctional diaminohydroxyphosphoribosylaminopyrimidine deaminase/5-amino-6-(5-phosphoribosylamino)uracil reductase RibD, with protein sequence MYERFMKRAIELAKKGLGRVNPNPPVGAVVVKEGRIISEGFHPYFGGPHAERVAIESAKRKGEDLTGTTLVVTLEPCDHHGKTPPCTDLIIESGIKKVVIGMRDPNPVSGSGVEKLKKHGIEVVEGVLEEEVKKLCEFFITYVTENRPFIALKYASTLDGKIADAEGNSKWITQDLRHKAHEMRNVYSAVLVGARTVLKDDPRLTCRLKGGRNPTRVILDRRGILSGGSYRVFEDNARVIVFTENKEAKYPVHVEKVLNDCSVGGILKVLYEKGVDSVLVEGGSEVLGEFLEYADVVFAFYSTKVFGEGLDVFSGYRSSVSDPPRFRIVRSEHTDTELFLEMRPCSRG